The proteins below are encoded in one region of Clostridium fermenticellae:
- the minD gene encoding septum site-determining protein MinD → MGEAIVVTSGKGGVGKTTTTANVGTALASFGKSVVVVDGDTGLRNLDVLMGLENRIVFTLIDVVEDKCRLKQALIKDKRLSNLYLLPTAQTRDKNDVSREQMTNLIHELKRDFDYVIIDCPAGIEQGFENAVIGADRALIVVNPEVTSVRDSDRVIGKLDSKGLENHQLIINRINYDMTKSGEMLDINDILDSLAIELIGVVPDDRSITVSTNRGEPIVLDNKAMSGQAFRNIAKRIMGEKVPLMNLESINEGFFSALKKLFHIK, encoded by the coding sequence ATGTTGGTACAGCATTAGCGTCATTTGGGAAAAGTGTAGTAGTAGTAGATGGAGATACAGGACTTAGAAATCTTGATGTTTTAATGGGACTTGAGAATAGAATCGTGTTTACATTAATAGATGTAGTTGAGGATAAATGTAGATTGAAACAAGCTCTCATAAAAGATAAAAGATTATCTAATCTTTACTTACTTCCGACTGCTCAAACTAGAGATAAAAATGATGTTAGTCGGGAACAGATGACAAATCTGATACATGAATTGAAAAGGGATTTTGACTATGTAATTATAGACTGTCCAGCTGGTATTGAGCAGGGGTTTGAAAATGCTGTAATTGGAGCGGATAGAGCATTGATTGTAGTAAATCCGGAAGTTACATCTGTAAGAGATTCTGATAGAGTTATAGGAAAACTAGATTCAAAAGGACTAGAGAATCATCAACTAATAATAAATAGAATAAATTATGATATGACTAAAAGTGGAGAGATGCTTGACATTAATGATATATTGGATAGTCTTGCAATAGAACTTATAGGTGTTGTACCTGATGATAGAAGTATTACTGTATCTACGAATAGGGGAGAACCGATAGTTTTAGATAATAAGGCAATGTCGGGACAGGCATTCAGAAATATAGCTAAGAGAATAATGGGAGAAAAGGTTCCACTCATGAATTTAGAGTCAATCAATGAAGGTTTTTTTTCAGCTTTGAAAAAGCTATTTCATATAAAATAA
- the minE gene encoding cell division topological specificity factor MinE, with product MDLFKIFSSKPSPKEVAKERLRLILIHDRSSVSPELLESIKEDILEVLSKYVEIDSGEIDVKMTKMEEIDGDSPALIASIPIKMTKR from the coding sequence ATGGATTTGTTCAAAATATTTTCTTCAAAGCCTTCCCCAAAAGAAGTAGCTAAAGAACGTTTAAGATTAATATTAATACATGATAGATCAAGTGTTTCACCAGAGTTATTGGAATCAATAAAAGAGGATATTCTAGAAGTGCTTTCGAAGTATGTAGAGATTGATTCTGGAGAAATTGACGTAAAAATGACGAAAATGGAAGAAATAGATGGCGATTCTCCAGCTTTAATTGCTAGTATTCCGATAAAAATGACGAAAAGATAG
- the rodA gene encoding rod shape-determining protein RodA, producing the protein MLQKVTVNKKLVKELDFWSIIVVIALVVFGSLNIYSATHMKSGTYYLKAQLIWLVVGLLLICVILLFDYSLIKNYANIIYWFGIFLLILNDTLFKVTVNGASSWMKIGPIQLQPSEFARLGMIIMIAKQLDDMEGNINNIRNFVKLTIYALIPMVLIVIQPDMGMTMIYFFSVLGMYFISGLNLKIIGGGMAGLVGLVAIIWNSPLMEQYWKTRLTSFLNPESDELGSGNQLISSLIGIGSSGFWGKGFLKGTQVGGGFVPEDHTDFIFSVVGEEWGIVGAAFLVILYFILLYRFVKISRESKDIFGSVLCIGIVASMLFSILQNIGMTIGIMPITGITLPFMSYGGSSMMTNFIGLGLILSVGMRRKKINF; encoded by the coding sequence ATGTTGCAAAAAGTTACTGTTAATAAAAAGCTTGTAAAAGAATTAGATTTTTGGTCAATTATTGTAGTAATAGCTTTAGTAGTATTTGGATCTCTCAATATTTATAGTGCTACGCATATGAAGTCAGGTACATATTATCTTAAGGCTCAGCTTATATGGCTTGTTGTTGGACTGTTGCTTATATGTGTCATTTTGTTATTCGACTATTCCTTAATAAAGAATTATGCTAATATAATATATTGGTTTGGTATTTTTTTGCTTATACTAAATGATACTTTATTCAAGGTTACTGTAAATGGTGCATCATCATGGATGAAAATAGGTCCTATTCAGCTTCAGCCATCCGAATTTGCGAGACTTGGGATGATTATAATGATTGCAAAACAGCTTGATGACATGGAGGGAAATATCAATAATATAAGAAATTTTGTCAAGCTTACAATATATGCTTTAATACCTATGGTTCTTATAGTAATTCAACCAGATATGGGGATGACTATGATTTATTTCTTTTCCGTTCTCGGAATGTATTTTATATCTGGATTGAATCTTAAAATTATTGGTGGTGGTATGGCAGGACTTGTTGGTCTTGTTGCTATTATATGGAATTCCCCATTGATGGAACAATATTGGAAAACCAGGCTTACATCATTTCTGAATCCAGAATCGGATGAACTTGGATCCGGGAATCAACTTATATCATCGCTTATAGGAATAGGCTCGAGCGGATTCTGGGGCAAGGGATTTTTAAAGGGTACACAAGTAGGAGGAGGATTTGTTCCAGAAGATCACACAGATTTTATATTTTCAGTAGTTGGAGAAGAGTGGGGAATTGTGGGAGCAGCCTTTCTTGTGATTTTATATTTTATACTATTATATAGATTTGTTAAGATATCGAGAGAATCAAAAGATATTTTTGGTTCAGTACTGTGCATTGGTATAGTTGCTTCTATGTTGTTTTCGATACTTCAGAATATTGGAATGACTATAGGAATTATGCCTATAACAGGAATAACTCTTCCATTTATGAGTTATGGAGGAAGCTCAATGATGACTAATTTTATAGGATTAGGTTTGATTTTAAGTGTTGGTATGAGAAGAAAGAAAATTAATTTTTAG
- the mgsA gene encoding methylglyoxal synthase translates to MKIAFVAHDKKKDDIVDFVKRYEDVFKNHEIFATGTTGKLINEIVGLKVHRFLSGPMGGDQEIGARVAEGKMDFVIFLRDPLTSQPHEPDISALLRICDVHCIPLATNLGSAEVFAKALKNHK, encoded by the coding sequence ATGAAAATCGCATTTGTTGCACATGATAAAAAAAAAGATGATATTGTTGATTTTGTGAAAAGATATGAAGATGTGTTTAAAAATCATGAAATTTTTGCGACAGGAACTACAGGAAAGCTCATAAATGAAATAGTTGGTTTAAAAGTACATAGATTTCTCTCAGGTCCTATGGGAGGAGATCAAGAAATTGGAGCAAGGGTAGCTGAAGGAAAAATGGATTTTGTAATTTTTTTAAGAGATCCGCTTACATCACAACCTCATGAACCAGATATTTCTGCGTTGCTTAGAATATGTGATGTTCACTGTATTCCACTTGCTACTAATCTTGGATCAGCAGAAGTTTTTGCAAAAGCTCTTAAAAATCATAAATAA
- a CDS encoding phosphodiester glycosidase family protein, whose translation MDKRKSKHSKKIGNWKTIVLFLVFELIFTGVTAPLLIFYGPFQNVKKTVVGAAMTTLSHQYIAKLFLSDDEINKILGENSIDNLEQSDIMQLKFSNKHDDSIEREEISDGKKYKGYMLIIHDPTRVKVGYSKKLGLEGEMTSQIVKDNKAVAAINAGGFIDSSSGDSKWTGTGGKPVGIIMSNGKIMYNDINNPESKTDVVAITRNGVLLVGSHSLNEMMSLGVIDAISFSPALVVDGKGTIKSGDGGWGIAPRTAIGQRKDGSILFLVIDGRQTSSLGATLKDVQNIMLQYDAINASNLDGGSSSTMYYKGEILNNPCDPLGERSVPSVFYVK comes from the coding sequence ATGGACAAAAGAAAATCCAAGCATAGTAAGAAAATTGGAAATTGGAAAACAATAGTACTTTTTTTGGTATTTGAACTGATATTTACTGGAGTAACAGCTCCGCTTTTAATATTTTATGGACCATTTCAAAATGTTAAAAAAACAGTAGTTGGCGCGGCTATGACTACATTAAGCCACCAGTATATAGCTAAGTTATTTTTATCAGATGACGAAATTAATAAAATTTTGGGAGAAAATAGTATTGATAACTTGGAACAAAGTGATATAATGCAGCTAAAATTTAGCAATAAACATGATGACAGTATAGAGAGAGAAGAAATTAGTGATGGGAAGAAATACAAAGGATATATGTTAATTATACATGATCCTACAAGAGTTAAAGTTGGATATAGTAAAAAATTAGGTCTTGAAGGGGAAATGACAAGCCAGATAGTAAAAGATAATAAAGCAGTTGCAGCAATAAATGCAGGAGGATTTATAGACAGTTCATCTGGAGATAGTAAGTGGACAGGAACAGGCGGAAAGCCAGTTGGAATAATTATGAGTAATGGTAAAATTATGTATAATGATATTAATAATCCAGAGTCTAAGACAGATGTTGTTGCAATTACCAGGAATGGAGTACTGCTAGTGGGATCTCATAGTCTAAATGAAATGATGTCACTTGGAGTTATTGATGCTATATCGTTTTCACCGGCTTTAGTTGTGGATGGTAAGGGTACTATAAAATCAGGAGATGGTGGCTGGGGAATAGCTCCAAGAACAGCAATAGGTCAAAGAAAAGATGGCTCAATATTATTTCTGGTTATAGATGGAAGACAAACAAGCAGCTTGGGAGCTACATTAAAAGATGTACAAAATATAATGCTGCAATATGATGCTATTAATGCTTCAAATTTGGATGGAGGGTCTTCTTCAACTATGTATTATAAAGGAGAAATACTTAATAATCCATGTGACCCGCTAGGTGAAAGATCTGTTCCATCAGTCTTTTATGTTAAATAG
- a CDS encoding site-2 protease family protein: MNNWLLQKILIVPAVLIGLTVHEYAHAVVADRLGDKTPKFQGRLTLNPFVHVDIIGFLMIILIGFGWAKPIETNPNALKNRYKDDLKVSFAGPFANLILAFIGALCVGIIIKFGSISLGNVPILYSIIMSIFYSIVSINCMLFVFNLIPIPGLDGFHILRDLFPSIYFRISDSLYRYQLIILIIFVATPLANYIVGVPSSLLYGMFMKIVNLMM, from the coding sequence TTGAACAATTGGTTACTACAAAAAATACTTATAGTACCTGCAGTACTTATAGGACTTACTGTTCATGAATATGCACATGCTGTAGTTGCAGATAGATTAGGTGATAAAACTCCTAAGTTTCAAGGAAGACTTACGCTAAACCCATTTGTGCATGTAGATATAATAGGTTTTTTAATGATTATACTTATAGGTTTTGGTTGGGCTAAGCCTATAGAAACTAATCCAAATGCATTAAAAAATAGATATAAAGATGATTTGAAGGTTTCTTTTGCAGGACCCTTTGCCAACTTAATACTAGCCTTTATAGGGGCTTTATGTGTTGGAATTATAATTAAATTTGGATCAATTTCACTTGGGAATGTTCCAATATTATATAGCATTATTATGAGTATATTTTATTCTATTGTGAGTATTAACTGTATGTTGTTTGTATTTAATCTCATACCAATACCTGGTTTAGATGGTTTTCATATTTTAAGAGATTTGTTTCCGTCAATATACTTTAGAATTTCAGATTCTCTATATAGATATCAGCTTATAATACTCATAATTTTTGTAGCTACACCTCTTGCCAATTATATAGTCGGAGTACCATCGTCACTTTTATATGGCATGTTTATGAAAATAGTCAATTTAATGATGTAG
- the trmB gene encoding tRNA (guanosine(46)-N7)-methyltransferase TrmB: MRLRKKWWARPEMEASHLTIIDPIKNKGVWHEEFKNNNDIYLELGCGRGGFLTSNAVNNKDINYIGIDLKDGVLVYALRKLEESKLENARIIPMNINNIQDVFGKNEISRIYINFCNPWPKRRHKNRRLTHTCFLNKYKNFLRLSGEIWFKTDNRELFDESIEYFKDNYFSIKYLTYDLHDCGFTKNVVTEYEEKFTNLGMKTMFLIARMNVIS; encoded by the coding sequence ATGAGACTTAGAAAGAAATGGTGGGCCAGACCTGAAATGGAAGCTAGTCATCTGACGATTATAGATCCAATTAAAAATAAAGGTGTGTGGCATGAAGAATTTAAAAACAATAATGATATTTATCTTGAACTTGGATGTGGAAGAGGAGGTTTCTTGACATCTAATGCGGTAAATAATAAAGATATAAACTATATAGGAATTGATTTAAAAGACGGGGTTTTGGTATATGCACTTAGAAAGCTTGAAGAATCTAAACTTGAAAATGCAAGGATAATTCCCATGAATATAAATAACATTCAAGATGTTTTTGGAAAAAATGAAATTAGTAGAATATACATAAATTTTTGCAATCCATGGCCCAAGAGAAGACATAAAAATAGAAGACTTACTCATACATGTTTTTTAAACAAGTATAAAAATTTTTTAAGACTTTCCGGAGAGATCTGGTTTAAAACGGATAATAGAGAACTTTTTGATGAATCTATAGAATATTTTAAAGATAATTATTTTAGTATAAAATATTTAACGTATGATCTTCATGACTGTGGATTTACTAAAAATGTAGTTACAGAATATGAAGAAAAGTTTACGAATCTCGGTATGAAAACAATGTTTTTAATAGCAAGAATGAATGTAATTAGTTGA
- the cls gene encoding cardiolipin synthase, which yields MAERRIFTSILKLSFLILVIIFQLVFIALIYGTIHKFYIYYFALFEIINLISVIHLNYKDKNASYKISWILLILLIPVIGVLIYILSRIGINHNFRRINKLKMDKSVLIDENQQTLSDLKKKNKVRYNETRLIKNISNCITYSNTKVDYFPSGEEMYKKLIVELKKAKKFIFLEYFIISDGQMWNNIFEILKKKADSGVEVRILVDYIGSLFVFPKNLKKSAKAHNIKLKIFNPFKIMLNFMLNYRDHRKITIIDGRIAFNGGINIGDEYINLYKKYGYWKDMSICLHGQAVYSFTIMFLKMWQSIIKKREDFKKYKFIADNTAKNTNNGIVIPYYSGPVKQDEIAEDIYINIINSAKDYIYITTPYLVIGHEIILALCLAAKKGVDVRIITPSIPDKKIIQILTRSHYDKLLEAGVKIYEYTPGFIHGKVFLSDNECAIVGTINMDYRSLFLHFECATYMYGVPAIKDIYKDLMNTIETSNEIQENVWKNRNLIKKIIESILRMFAPLV from the coding sequence TTGGCTGAGAGAAGAATATTTACTTCAATTTTAAAACTTTCATTCTTAATACTTGTAATAATTTTTCAACTTGTATTCATAGCATTAATCTATGGTACTATTCACAAGTTTTATATATACTATTTTGCACTATTTGAAATTATAAATCTCATATCTGTAATACATTTAAATTATAAAGATAAAAATGCATCTTATAAAATCAGCTGGATACTTTTAATTCTTTTAATACCTGTCATAGGTGTCCTTATTTATATTTTATCTAGAATCGGTATAAACCATAATTTTAGAAGAATTAATAAACTGAAAATGGATAAAAGTGTACTTATCGATGAAAATCAACAAACTCTATCTGATTTGAAGAAAAAAAATAAAGTTAGATATAATGAAACAAGACTTATCAAAAATATTAGTAATTGCATAACATATTCAAATACAAAAGTTGATTACTTTCCATCTGGTGAAGAGATGTATAAAAAACTTATTGTAGAACTAAAAAAAGCTAAAAAATTTATTTTTTTAGAATACTTTATAATCTCAGACGGCCAAATGTGGAATAATATCTTTGAAATCTTAAAGAAAAAGGCCGATAGTGGTGTAGAAGTAAGAATTCTAGTTGATTATATAGGATCTTTATTTGTCTTCCCAAAAAACTTAAAAAAATCTGCCAAAGCTCATAATATAAAACTTAAAATTTTTAATCCATTTAAGATAATGCTAAATTTTATGCTAAATTATAGGGATCATAGAAAAATAACAATAATTGATGGACGAATAGCATTTAATGGTGGCATAAATATAGGGGATGAGTACATAAACCTCTATAAAAAATATGGGTACTGGAAAGATATGTCTATTTGTTTACATGGTCAGGCAGTTTATAGCTTTACAATCATGTTCCTGAAAATGTGGCAGTCAATAATAAAAAAAAGGGAAGATTTTAAAAAATACAAATTTATAGCTGATAATACTGCGAAAAATACTAATAATGGTATTGTTATTCCTTATTACAGTGGCCCAGTTAAACAAGACGAAATTGCTGAAGATATATATATTAATATTATAAATAGTGCTAAAGACTACATTTATATAACTACTCCATACCTAGTAATAGGTCACGAAATCATACTGGCTTTATGCTTAGCTGCAAAAAAGGGTGTTGATGTAAGAATAATAACTCCATCTATACCTGATAAAAAAATCATACAAATTCTTACCAGGTCTCATTATGACAAACTGCTTGAAGCAGGCGTAAAAATATATGAATATACGCCCGGTTTTATTCACGGGAAAGTATTCTTATCAGATAATGAATGTGCAATTGTTGGAACAATAAATATGGATTATAGGAGTCTATTTCTTCATTTTGAATGTGCAACTTACATGTATGGTGTTCCTGCAATAAAAGATATTTATAAGGATCTTATGAATACTATAGAAACATCTAATGAAATACAAGAAAATGTTTGGAAAAATAGGAATCTTATAAAAAAAATCATAGAGTCTATTTTAAGAATGTTTGCTCCCTTAGTATAG
- the ymfI gene encoding elongation factor P 5-aminopentanone reductase — MDNLIGKVAVVTGASRGIGRATAIALAKNGASVLVNYRENEEAAEETLKSIKEIGAYGIIFKADVSDFKESEKLIKQAVDKFGKIDILVNNAGISNVGLFIDMNETDWNKMIDINLKGTINCSHNAIKYMIPKKSGSIINISSMWGDIGASCEVIYSSTKGAINLFTKSLAKELAPSNIRINAVAPGVIDTDMNKWLSEDEKHELEEEIPVGKFGTVNDIANTVLFLSKNSSKYITGQIIRVDGGIS, encoded by the coding sequence TTGGATAATTTGATTGGAAAAGTGGCTGTAGTTACAGGTGCTTCTCGGGGAATAGGCAGAGCCACAGCTATTGCATTAGCTAAAAATGGGGCTTCAGTCTTAGTAAATTATAGAGAGAATGAAGAAGCAGCAGAGGAAACTTTAAAAAGTATAAAGGAAATAGGGGCTTATGGAATTATATTTAAGGCGGATGTGAGTGATTTTAAAGAAAGCGAAAAATTAATAAAACAAGCTGTTGATAAATTTGGTAAGATAGATATATTAGTTAATAATGCTGGTATTTCGAATGTCGGATTGTTTATTGATATGAATGAAACTGATTGGAATAAAATGATCGATATAAATCTTAAAGGAACTATAAATTGTTCGCACAATGCTATTAAGTACATGATTCCTAAGAAAAGTGGTTCTATAATAAATATATCTTCAATGTGGGGAGATATTGGAGCTTCTTGTGAAGTGATTTATTCTTCAACTAAGGGTGCTATTAATTTATTTACAAAGTCCCTGGCAAAGGAGCTGGCACCATCAAATATAAGAATAAATGCAGTTGCACCAGGTGTTATAGACACTGATATGAATAAGTGGTTATCTGAAGATGAAAAACATGAATTAGAAGAAGAAATACCTGTTGGAAAGTTTGGCACAGTAAACGATATTGCTAATACTGTGTTATTTTTAAGCAAAAATAGTTCTAAGTATATAACAGGTCAAATAATAAGAGTAGATGGTGGAATATCTTAA
- a CDS encoding response regulator transcription factor: MKKIIVLDDMAYIRYRVRLILKDQDIDVYESYSSYDLFNQLSDKGDEIGLIILEIGLSNEDGFEVLKKIRAKDYKIPIMILTKLSTRNDFIKCIKEGASEYILKPFDSKILANRVKRLIRDEKTESGYEEIIYLNFQEYLSKQIDIAREDRKNLSVFMMNLTKIETIRVKNEKIDFNEKYFFLLDSLYKELKGIFKNLGLFEKYGFSAFVGVLPDCDKNKMMLLKKNVIEKYNILKKAENRYKNYDLNVVFAVYPEDGNKKQNLLDKITMKLNKL, translated from the coding sequence ATGAAAAAAATTATTGTATTGGATGATATGGCCTATATAAGGTACAGGGTAAGATTAATATTGAAAGATCAGGATATAGATGTATATGAATCATATTCTTCTTATGACCTTTTTAATCAACTTTCGGATAAAGGAGATGAGATAGGTTTAATAATTTTAGAAATCGGTCTCAGCAATGAGGACGGCTTTGAAGTGTTAAAGAAGATAAGGGCAAAAGATTATAAAATACCAATTATGATACTAACTAAACTTAGTACAAGAAATGACTTCATAAAATGTATAAAAGAAGGTGCTTCTGAGTATATTTTAAAACCGTTTGACAGTAAAATTCTAGCAAATAGAGTAAAAAGGCTAATTAGAGATGAGAAGACTGAATCTGGCTATGAGGAAATAATTTATCTTAATTTTCAAGAGTATCTATCAAAACAAATAGATATAGCAAGAGAAGATAGAAAAAATCTATCTGTTTTTATGATGAATTTGACAAAAATAGAGACCATTAGAGTGAAAAATGAAAAAATAGATTTTAATGAAAAATATTTCTTTTTATTGGATTCTCTGTATAAAGAATTAAAAGGAATATTTAAAAACCTAGGCTTGTTTGAAAAATACGGATTTTCAGCTTTTGTCGGTGTTTTACCAGATTGTGATAAAAATAAAATGATGCTTCTAAAGAAAAATGTGATTGAAAAATATAATATTCTTAAGAAGGCTGAAAACAGATATAAGAATTATGACCTTAATGTTGTGTTTGCAGTGTATCCTGAAGATGGTAATAAAAAACAAAATTTATTGGATAAAATTACAATGAAATTGAACAAACTATAG
- a CDS encoding SdpI family protein: MLYSLVFGLVTLGYGIIPKIVRPKEINSWYGYRTDFSTKNQDVWDEGNRYSSNQYIIAGIILLVIGRISYAVIGNKGFWAPLIAFVPVLMCTVFTTEKHLKSMFDDDGVLIKKTKDKK, translated from the coding sequence TTGTTATATTCACTTGTATTTGGACTTGTGACCTTAGGGTATGGAATTATACCTAAAATAGTAAGACCAAAAGAAATTAATTCATGGTATGGATACCGTACTGATTTTTCAACTAAAAATCAGGACGTATGGGATGAAGGAAATAGATATTCGTCAAATCAATACATTATAGCCGGTATAATCCTACTTGTAATTGGAAGAATATCATATGCTGTAATCGGAAATAAAGGTTTTTGGGCTCCTTTAATTGCATTTGTTCCTGTTCTTATGTGTACGGTTTTTACAACTGAAAAACATCTGAAAAGTATGTTTGATGATGATGGTGTATTAATAAAGAAGACGAAAGACAAAAAGTAG
- a CDS encoding GntR family transcriptional regulator, which translates to MLMRLDFESDTPIYIQLKREIIYGIATGQLKEGDSLPSVRHMAEDIGVNMHTVNKTYNLLKADGFVTIDRRKGAIISNISKKPSLDYIENLKQDMKYTIAEAVCKGIDKEDFLKECNELFKIYLGGVKYEK; encoded by the coding sequence ATGTTGATGAGATTGGATTTCGAATCTGATACACCTATTTATATACAACTTAAAAGAGAAATAATATATGGTATTGCTACAGGACAATTAAAAGAAGGTGATAGTTTACCATCTGTAAGACATATGGCAGAAGATATAGGTGTAAATATGCATACTGTAAACAAGACATATAATTTACTTAAGGCGGATGGTTTTGTAACTATTGACAGAAGAAAAGGTGCCATAATAAGTAATATTTCTAAAAAACCTTCCTTAGACTATATTGAAAATTTAAAGCAGGACATGAAATATACAATAGCAGAGGCGGTCTGCAAAGGAATAGATAAAGAAGATTTTCTAAAAGAATGTAATGAATTATTTAAAATATATTTAGGAGGTGTAAAATATGAAAAGTGA
- a CDS encoding DUF1648 domain-containing protein — protein MKSDQFIFAALMSFILFVIFIIQILMPKLTRKDIFFGVRIPEEQIENSELKSVFVNYVKRNIIVFLLFILLNFCFAYILSDYIDIIEISSVLLYILISFIVYYFSNKEVKLIKNKNTWFKGKREVVMINTDFSKNRRNEVLVSSKWFLICLIIIVFNIVIGFKYYGSLPSKVPIHFDFYGNPNGWMNKSYKVIWLMPITEIFMTVIMFFTYKIIAWSKQQINPSSPEESQKKDKMFRHVWSKYIIISSVVLDLLFTFGNLSIFNVVKVNSSYTFIITILITVFILIFTIYLSIKSGQGGSRIKLKNNSEKINYEFSSVDDDRYWKLGNTIYVNKNDPAIFVEKRFGVGWTMNFGRKESIIITIVFIFLIILIGVFAQ, from the coding sequence ATGAAAAGTGATCAATTTATATTTGCTGCACTTATGAGTTTTATACTATTTGTGATTTTTATAATACAAATATTGATGCCCAAGCTTACAAGAAAAGATATATTTTTTGGAGTAAGAATACCAGAGGAACAAATTGAAAATAGTGAATTGAAATCTGTATTTGTAAATTATGTAAAAAGAAATATTATTGTATTTTTATTATTTATATTATTAAATTTTTGCTTTGCATATATATTATCGGATTATATTGATATCATAGAAATTTCAAGTGTACTTTTATATATTTTGATTTCATTTATTGTCTATTATTTTAGTAATAAGGAAGTTAAGCTTATTAAAAATAAAAATACCTGGTTTAAGGGCAAGAGGGAAGTTGTCATGATAAATACCGATTTTTCTAAAAATAGAAGAAATGAGGTACTTGTATCATCTAAATGGTTTTTAATATGTTTGATTATAATAGTATTCAATATAGTAATCGGGTTTAAATATTATGGCAGTCTCCCGTCAAAAGTACCAATTCATTTTGATTTTTATGGTAATCCTAATGGATGGATGAACAAGTCATATAAAGTTATATGGCTTATGCCTATAACAGAAATTTTTATGACAGTGATAATGTTTTTTACGTATAAAATAATAGCCTGGTCAAAGCAACAAATAAACCCTTCAAGTCCTGAGGAATCACAAAAGAAGGATAAAATGTTTAGACACGTTTGGTCCAAGTATATAATTATAAGTAGTGTAGTTCTTGATCTGCTTTTTACTTTTGGAAATTTATCAATATTTAATGTGGTTAAGGTAAATTCGAGTTATACTTTTATTATTACGATTTTAATAACAGTTTTTATATTAATATTTACTATATATTTAAGTATAAAATCAGGTCAGGGTGGAAGCAGGATAAAGTTAAAAAATAATTCTGAAAAAATTAATTATGAGTTTTCAAGTGTAGATGATGACAGGTATTGGAAACTTGGAAATACTATTTATGTAAATAAAAATGATCCCGCTATATTTGTAGAAAAGAGATTTGGAGTTGGATGGACTATGAATTTTGGAAGAAAAGAAAGTATAATAATAACTATAGTATTTATATTTTTAATAATATTGATTGGTGTATTTGCACAATGA